In a genomic window of Brassica rapa cultivar Chiifu-401-42 chromosome A10, CAAS_Brap_v3.01, whole genome shotgun sequence:
- the LOC103845699 gene encoding uncharacterized protein LOC103845699 isoform X2 yields the protein MFHLNPNTKFVFFPRALSSSDNNDGSVPSSRQNNRQTGYDPSEELFGVDFKPRNVSGDSREPRSWFGPNGQYIRELPCPTCRGRGYTSCSDCGIERARLDCPQCKGKGIMTCLRCLGDCVIWEESIDERPWEKARSSSPFRVKEDDEVDNLEIKFSPRGKSKRIYQSPPPEVGQKISRSLKSLNAKTGLFSNRMKIIHGDPVLHAQRVAAIKKAKGTPAARKHASETMKTFFSNHENREKRSLSMKGVKFYCKNCGQEGHRRFYCPELDTNADRRFRCRVCGGKGHNRRTCPKSKSMVSKGISTRNHQCGICGESGHNSRTCRKLARVKTTEGGVEDGVGKRVYACGFCKKMGHNVRTCPSKRVSDW from the exons ATGTTTCATCTCAATCCCAACACAAAATTCGTCTTCTTTCCTCGCGCATTATCTTCCTCCGACAACAACGATGGTTCAGTTCCATCCTCCAGACAAAACAAC AGACAGACGGGTTATGATCCTTCAGAGGAACTGTTTGGTGTTGACTTCAAGCCCAG GAATGTATCTGGTGATTCTCGTGAACCAAGGTCATGGTTTGGTCCCAACGGTCAGTACATTCGAGAGCTTCCGTGTCCCACTTGTAGAGGAAGAGGCTACACCTCATGCTCAGACTGCGGAATCGAGAGGGCGAGGCTGGATTGCCCTCAATGCAAAGGAAAG GGCATTATGACTTGTCTCAGATGTTTGGGAGACTGTGTAATATGGGAAGAATCAATCGATGAACGACCTTGGGAGAAAGCTAGATCCAG TTCTCCATTTCGAGTGAAGGAGGATGATGAGGTTGATAATTTGGAGATAAAGTTCAGTCCAAGGGGAAAATCCAAGAGGATTTACCAGTCaccacctcctgaagttggacAAAAGATTAGCCGGTCTCTTAAA AGTCTCAATGCCAAGACTGGACTATTTAGTAATCGAATGAAGATTATACATGGTGATCCTGTGCTTCATGCTCAAAGGGTAGCTGCTATTAAG AAAGCTAAAGGGACACCAGCTGCTAGAAAGCATGCATCTGAAACCATGAAAACCTTTTTCAGTAACCATGAAAACCGTGAAAAGAGGAGCTTATCCATGAAAG GGGTTAAATTTTACTGCAAGAACTGCGGACAGGAAGGCCATAGACGCTTTTACTGTCCAGAGCTGGACACTAACGCAGACAGGAGATTTCGATGTCGAGTTTGTGGAGGGAAAGGCCATAACCGAAGAACTTGTCCCAAGTCGAAATCAATGGTCAGTAAGGGCATTTCCACAAGGAATCATCAGTGTGGAATATGTGGTGAGAGCGGTCACAACAGTAGAACATGCCGGAAGCTGGCCAGAGTGAAAACCACTGAGGGTGGTGTCGAAGATGGTGTTGGGAAGAGAGTGTATGCTTGTGGGTTCTGCAAGAAAATGGGACATAATGTAAGAACCTGTCCAAGTAAACGAGTTTCAGACTGGTGA
- the LOC103845700 gene encoding nuclear pore complex protein NUP1 isoform X1: MAASGGKATFSAAAASDAARGTGGKLKRQTARRHTTTTPYSRPPQNQVQRSRPWISRIVDPAYRAISSGATKLLPYFFSSAPALRAPESEEQQQHQDKLQDDLQENDPSSVTPSLNEPKSESIEEGGTSSTSNIKESNFSTSAQAISNRAKNDVDAISELERLMQGKTFSRAETDRLIEIINSRAIDLPDVAREEIMEIPTRERAKKSVSFLDQKEEPSGDKDAGIDLWATPTPLAKSVTFEGGKHVGDEAGLSPAELAKAYMGGQAPSSSSQGFVARNEKNCLDRGMLVENSSGASPSSKPSAGWPGVKLNEQSGFATPQSQRENFGIRSFPRTPYPRSILSGSKSQLMQLQDNSSKRLSTLQSPSQSVQTRYGQLKLNKGSDGGLFGPSRRSRQSTTMSPYSRPSRGRFENSAYKKSSEAGESSNLSVSQTTTFGKHIGLEAGTPTVPRHSSQIAKTILDHLERTLPTPKNKSDELKLATSWRFPQSSKTVEQSNLNINNVKKDGPAKSNEEIPNIFSHNPPSSVPKLSEVTTGDIQNAMAKTASASNGILSGSSSGTTLQYELGKPKDATKAVSYSFGGEPANLPKPPSHSLGNNKRSLSSISVAKPTYQRWAVPSGSNASFTFPVSSSSDGAATSEPTTPSIMPSTTTPSGGVAITSQHEATKDDEIPQFGFGGNRSGDDKLPLVFAFPSMSDEMNNEKLGDIKFTFGSNKAERISFGSPGSDGVCC, encoded by the exons atggCCGCCAGTGGAGGAAAAGCGACCTTCTCCGCGGCGGCGGCGAGCGATGCGGCAAGAGGTACAGGCGGCAAACTGAAGAGGCAAACCGCGAGGAGACATACAACGACGACGCCGTATTCTCGACCGCCTCAGAACCAAGTACAACGGAGTAGGCCGTGGATCTCGAGAATCGTCGATCCTGCTTATCGGGCTATCTCCAGCGGGGCTACGAAACTACTTCCTTACTTCTTCTCGAGTGCTCCTGCTCTTAGAGCTCCGGAAAgtgaagaacaacaacaacatcaag ATAAGCTGCAGGATGATTTACAGGAGAATGATCCCAGCAGTGTTACACCAAGTTTAAAT GAACCGAAGTCAGAATCAATTGAAGAGGGAGGTACTAGTAGTACATCAAACATTAAGGAAAGCAATTTCAGTACCAGTGCACAAGCAATAAGCAACAGAGCAAAAAATGATGTTGATGCGATCTCCGAGCTTGAAAGGCTAATGCAAGGAAAAACGTTTTCACG GGCGGAAACTGATCGTCTTATAGAGATAATAAATTCAAGGGCTATTGATCTACCTGATGTCGCGAGAGAAGAGATAATGGAGATCCCAACGAGAGAGAGAGCCAAGAAAAGTGTGAGTTTTCTTGATCAGAAAGAAGAGCCCAGTGGTGACAAGGATGCTGGTATTGATCTTTGGGCTACACCAACCCCACTTGCCAAGTCGGTA ACTTTTGAAGGAGGCAAACATGTGGGGGATGAAGCTGGTCTATCACCAGCAGAACTTGCTAAGGCATATATGGGAGGCCAGGCACCATCAAGTAGTTCCCAAGGTTTTGTAGCAAGAAATGAAAAGAATTGTCTAGACCGGGGTATGCTTGTAGAAAATTCTTCAGGTGCATCACCATCAAGCAAGCCTTCTGCTGGTTGGCCTGGTGTCAAGTTAAATGAGCAATCTGGTTTTGCAACTCCTCAAAGTCAACGAGAAAACTTTGGGATCCGAAGTTTTCCAAGGACCCCATATCCTAGATCCATCCTTTCAGGTTCTAAGTCACAG CTGATGCAATTGCAAGACAATAGTAGCAAGCGCCTGAGCACCCTACAGTCTCCCTCCCAAAGTGTGCAGACAAGATATGGCCAG CTCAAACTTAACAAGGGAAGTGATGGTGGACTTTTTGGACCCAGTAGAAGATCTCGCCAGAGCACCACCATGTCTCCTTATTCACGACCTTCCAGGGGTCGTTTTGAAAATTCCGCTTACAAGAAGAGCTCTGAAGCAGGGGAATCAAGCAACCTATCTGTGTCCCAGACAACAACATTTGGCAAGCATATAGGGTTGGAAGCTGGTACACCGACTGTGCCTAGACATTCTAGTCAGATCGCTAAGACGATACTGGATCACCTTGAACGGACCCTACCCACGCCGAAAAACAAATCTGATGAGTTAAAGCTTGCCACTTCTTGGAGATTTCCACAGTCTTCGAAAACTGTTGAACAAAGCAACTTGAATATCAACAATGTGAAAAAGGATGGCCCAGCCAAGTCGAATGAAGAGATCCCGAACATTTTCTCTCACAATCCGCCATCATCCGTGCCGAAACTATCTGAAGTTACCACCGGTGATATTCAAAATGCAATGGCCAAGACCGCTTCAGCATCAAATGGAATATTGAGTGGAAGTAGTAGTGGTACCACACTCCAGTATGAGTTAGGGAAGCCCAAG GACGCTACAAAAGCTGTTTCCTATTCTTTTGGAGGCGAGCCCGCAAATCTCCCCAAGCCACCATCCCACTCACTGGGAAATAACAAACGGTCACTTTCATCGATCTCAGTAGCCAAGCCTACTTACCAAAGATGGGCAGTTCCTTCGGGTTCAAACGCTAGCTTCACATTCCCGGTGTCATCTTCATCTGATGGAGCAGCAACATCAGAGCCCACAACTCCATCGATCATGCCATCCACAACAACCCCAAGTGGCGGTGTTGCCATTACAAGTCAGCATGAAGCAACAAAAGATGACGAGATTCCTCAGTTTGGTTTCGGGGGTAACAGAAGTGGAGATGATAAGTTGCCTCTGGTCTTCGCTTTCCCCTCTATGAGCGATGAAATGAACAATGAGAAGTTGGGAGATATCAAGTTCACATTTGGGTCTAACAAGGCAGAGAGAATATCTTTTGGCTCACCAGGAAGTGATGGTGTTTGCTGTTAA
- the LOC103845700 gene encoding nuclear pore complex protein NUP1 isoform X2, translated as MAASGGKATFSAAAASDAARGTGGKLKRQTARRHTTTTPYSRPPQNQVQRSRPWISRIVDPAYRAISSGATKLLPYFFSSAPALRAPESEEQQQHQDKLQDDLQENDPSSVTPSLNSESIEEGGTSSTSNIKESNFSTSAQAISNRAKNDVDAISELERLMQGKTFSRAETDRLIEIINSRAIDLPDVAREEIMEIPTRERAKKSVSFLDQKEEPSGDKDAGIDLWATPTPLAKSVTFEGGKHVGDEAGLSPAELAKAYMGGQAPSSSSQGFVARNEKNCLDRGMLVENSSGASPSSKPSAGWPGVKLNEQSGFATPQSQRENFGIRSFPRTPYPRSILSGSKSQLMQLQDNSSKRLSTLQSPSQSVQTRYGQLKLNKGSDGGLFGPSRRSRQSTTMSPYSRPSRGRFENSAYKKSSEAGESSNLSVSQTTTFGKHIGLEAGTPTVPRHSSQIAKTILDHLERTLPTPKNKSDELKLATSWRFPQSSKTVEQSNLNINNVKKDGPAKSNEEIPNIFSHNPPSSVPKLSEVTTGDIQNAMAKTASASNGILSGSSSGTTLQYELGKPKDATKAVSYSFGGEPANLPKPPSHSLGNNKRSLSSISVAKPTYQRWAVPSGSNASFTFPVSSSSDGAATSEPTTPSIMPSTTTPSGGVAITSQHEATKDDEIPQFGFGGNRSGDDKLPLVFAFPSMSDEMNNEKLGDIKFTFGSNKAERISFGSPGSDGVCC; from the exons atggCCGCCAGTGGAGGAAAAGCGACCTTCTCCGCGGCGGCGGCGAGCGATGCGGCAAGAGGTACAGGCGGCAAACTGAAGAGGCAAACCGCGAGGAGACATACAACGACGACGCCGTATTCTCGACCGCCTCAGAACCAAGTACAACGGAGTAGGCCGTGGATCTCGAGAATCGTCGATCCTGCTTATCGGGCTATCTCCAGCGGGGCTACGAAACTACTTCCTTACTTCTTCTCGAGTGCTCCTGCTCTTAGAGCTCCGGAAAgtgaagaacaacaacaacatcaag ATAAGCTGCAGGATGATTTACAGGAGAATGATCCCAGCAGTGTTACACCAAGTTTAAAT TCAGAATCAATTGAAGAGGGAGGTACTAGTAGTACATCAAACATTAAGGAAAGCAATTTCAGTACCAGTGCACAAGCAATAAGCAACAGAGCAAAAAATGATGTTGATGCGATCTCCGAGCTTGAAAGGCTAATGCAAGGAAAAACGTTTTCACG GGCGGAAACTGATCGTCTTATAGAGATAATAAATTCAAGGGCTATTGATCTACCTGATGTCGCGAGAGAAGAGATAATGGAGATCCCAACGAGAGAGAGAGCCAAGAAAAGTGTGAGTTTTCTTGATCAGAAAGAAGAGCCCAGTGGTGACAAGGATGCTGGTATTGATCTTTGGGCTACACCAACCCCACTTGCCAAGTCGGTA ACTTTTGAAGGAGGCAAACATGTGGGGGATGAAGCTGGTCTATCACCAGCAGAACTTGCTAAGGCATATATGGGAGGCCAGGCACCATCAAGTAGTTCCCAAGGTTTTGTAGCAAGAAATGAAAAGAATTGTCTAGACCGGGGTATGCTTGTAGAAAATTCTTCAGGTGCATCACCATCAAGCAAGCCTTCTGCTGGTTGGCCTGGTGTCAAGTTAAATGAGCAATCTGGTTTTGCAACTCCTCAAAGTCAACGAGAAAACTTTGGGATCCGAAGTTTTCCAAGGACCCCATATCCTAGATCCATCCTTTCAGGTTCTAAGTCACAG CTGATGCAATTGCAAGACAATAGTAGCAAGCGCCTGAGCACCCTACAGTCTCCCTCCCAAAGTGTGCAGACAAGATATGGCCAG CTCAAACTTAACAAGGGAAGTGATGGTGGACTTTTTGGACCCAGTAGAAGATCTCGCCAGAGCACCACCATGTCTCCTTATTCACGACCTTCCAGGGGTCGTTTTGAAAATTCCGCTTACAAGAAGAGCTCTGAAGCAGGGGAATCAAGCAACCTATCTGTGTCCCAGACAACAACATTTGGCAAGCATATAGGGTTGGAAGCTGGTACACCGACTGTGCCTAGACATTCTAGTCAGATCGCTAAGACGATACTGGATCACCTTGAACGGACCCTACCCACGCCGAAAAACAAATCTGATGAGTTAAAGCTTGCCACTTCTTGGAGATTTCCACAGTCTTCGAAAACTGTTGAACAAAGCAACTTGAATATCAACAATGTGAAAAAGGATGGCCCAGCCAAGTCGAATGAAGAGATCCCGAACATTTTCTCTCACAATCCGCCATCATCCGTGCCGAAACTATCTGAAGTTACCACCGGTGATATTCAAAATGCAATGGCCAAGACCGCTTCAGCATCAAATGGAATATTGAGTGGAAGTAGTAGTGGTACCACACTCCAGTATGAGTTAGGGAAGCCCAAG GACGCTACAAAAGCTGTTTCCTATTCTTTTGGAGGCGAGCCCGCAAATCTCCCCAAGCCACCATCCCACTCACTGGGAAATAACAAACGGTCACTTTCATCGATCTCAGTAGCCAAGCCTACTTACCAAAGATGGGCAGTTCCTTCGGGTTCAAACGCTAGCTTCACATTCCCGGTGTCATCTTCATCTGATGGAGCAGCAACATCAGAGCCCACAACTCCATCGATCATGCCATCCACAACAACCCCAAGTGGCGGTGTTGCCATTACAAGTCAGCATGAAGCAACAAAAGATGACGAGATTCCTCAGTTTGGTTTCGGGGGTAACAGAAGTGGAGATGATAAGTTGCCTCTGGTCTTCGCTTTCCCCTCTATGAGCGATGAAATGAACAATGAGAAGTTGGGAGATATCAAGTTCACATTTGGGTCTAACAAGGCAGAGAGAATATCTTTTGGCTCACCAGGAAGTGATGGTGTTTGCTGTTAA
- the LOC117125631 gene encoding la-related protein 1A-like, translating into MHDVPYHPPPFPPMSYPTGPDFPYALYPPYPIPGAPVAESGNEKPVQASPLPPPPPQGYPRQHQRGYGPRNMPHGAGPRDFVRPPYMGQGPGFMVGPGPGFPGPVYYFPVPPPGAIRGYPPRFGPHPGNQGPQALDENLQNDQYLISLMDEQGWVPIKIIDDFKRVKMMNMDVEFIANITLKTLQSILFSREIKWWSTKFEAISF; encoded by the exons ATGCACGATGTACCTTATCATCCACCTCCTTTTCCACCTATGTCGTATCCCACTGGTCCGGATTTTCCATATGCTCTTTATCCTCCTTACCCAATTCCTGGAGCTCCTGTTGCAGAGTCTGGCAACGAGAAGCCAGTGCAAGCCTCCCCTcttccaccacctcctcctcaaGGATATCCTAGACAGCATCAGAGGGGTTACGGCCCAAGAAACATGCCGCATGGAGCTGGACCTAGGGACTTTGTGAGACCTCCGTATATGGGGCAAGGTCCTGGGTTCATGGTTGGTCCAGGTCCTGGCTTTCCCG GTCCTGTGTACTACTTCCCGGTTCCACCCCCTGGAGCTATAAGAGGCTACCCTCCACGCTTTGGTCCGCACCCTGGTAACCAGGGTCCTCAAGCTCT TGACGAAAACCTTCAGAATGATCAGTACCTCATTTCCTTAATGGATGAACAAGGATGGGTTCCCATCAAAATCATAGATGACTTCAAAAGG GTTAAGATGATGAACATGGATGTAGAGTTTATAGCaaatataactttaaaaactCTTCAAAGCATACTGTTCTCGAGGGAGATCAAATGGTGGTCGACTAAGTTTGAAGCAATTTCATTCTGA
- the LOC103845699 gene encoding uncharacterized protein LOC103845699 isoform X1: protein MCSIHSGIQVLQPQWRRKKTGFMFHLNPNTKFVFFPRALSSSDNNDGSVPSSRQNNRQTGYDPSEELFGVDFKPRNVSGDSREPRSWFGPNGQYIRELPCPTCRGRGYTSCSDCGIERARLDCPQCKGKGIMTCLRCLGDCVIWEESIDERPWEKARSSSPFRVKEDDEVDNLEIKFSPRGKSKRIYQSPPPEVGQKISRSLKSLNAKTGLFSNRMKIIHGDPVLHAQRVAAIKKAKGTPAARKHASETMKTFFSNHENREKRSLSMKGVKFYCKNCGQEGHRRFYCPELDTNADRRFRCRVCGGKGHNRRTCPKSKSMVSKGISTRNHQCGICGESGHNSRTCRKLARVKTTEGGVEDGVGKRVYACGFCKKMGHNVRTCPSKRVSDW from the exons ATGTGCTCGATCCATTCTGGAATTCAGGTTTTGCAGCCACAATggagaaggaagaagacgggATTCATGTTTCATCTCAATCCCAACACAAAATTCGTCTTCTTTCCTCGCGCATTATCTTCCTCCGACAACAACGATGGTTCAGTTCCATCCTCCAGACAAAACAAC AGACAGACGGGTTATGATCCTTCAGAGGAACTGTTTGGTGTTGACTTCAAGCCCAG GAATGTATCTGGTGATTCTCGTGAACCAAGGTCATGGTTTGGTCCCAACGGTCAGTACATTCGAGAGCTTCCGTGTCCCACTTGTAGAGGAAGAGGCTACACCTCATGCTCAGACTGCGGAATCGAGAGGGCGAGGCTGGATTGCCCTCAATGCAAAGGAAAG GGCATTATGACTTGTCTCAGATGTTTGGGAGACTGTGTAATATGGGAAGAATCAATCGATGAACGACCTTGGGAGAAAGCTAGATCCAG TTCTCCATTTCGAGTGAAGGAGGATGATGAGGTTGATAATTTGGAGATAAAGTTCAGTCCAAGGGGAAAATCCAAGAGGATTTACCAGTCaccacctcctgaagttggacAAAAGATTAGCCGGTCTCTTAAA AGTCTCAATGCCAAGACTGGACTATTTAGTAATCGAATGAAGATTATACATGGTGATCCTGTGCTTCATGCTCAAAGGGTAGCTGCTATTAAG AAAGCTAAAGGGACACCAGCTGCTAGAAAGCATGCATCTGAAACCATGAAAACCTTTTTCAGTAACCATGAAAACCGTGAAAAGAGGAGCTTATCCATGAAAG GGGTTAAATTTTACTGCAAGAACTGCGGACAGGAAGGCCATAGACGCTTTTACTGTCCAGAGCTGGACACTAACGCAGACAGGAGATTTCGATGTCGAGTTTGTGGAGGGAAAGGCCATAACCGAAGAACTTGTCCCAAGTCGAAATCAATGGTCAGTAAGGGCATTTCCACAAGGAATCATCAGTGTGGAATATGTGGTGAGAGCGGTCACAACAGTAGAACATGCCGGAAGCTGGCCAGAGTGAAAACCACTGAGGGTGGTGTCGAAGATGGTGTTGGGAAGAGAGTGTATGCTTGTGGGTTCTGCAAGAAAATGGGACATAATGTAAGAACCTGTCCAAGTAAACGAGTTTCAGACTGGTGA